The Thermothelomyces thermophilus ATCC 42464 chromosome 4, complete sequence region CCTCAAGCCTCCCAGCCCCTTTGTGCAACAGGGCCCAGAACTCGGCGAGTCGGGATCGACCATCGTATACAGAGTCACACCCCCGGAGGGCCACCCCTATCGGCGCCCGCTGGCGCTCAAGGTCATTGTCTGCAAGGAGAAGACGCGGCCACCGGGACCAGACAGCAAGGCACGCAGTAACGCGCTGAAGGAGGTTAAGACCATGTCTTCGCTCAGGCACCCGCACATTGTCGTATACGTGGCGTCCTTTGAAGACTACTGCATCCAGACCCGGGAGATTGGACGCCGGCCCAGAGGCAGAGACAGCACCACCCTGTTCAGGGTCAACCAGCGGATCAAGAAGCACATACTCGGCATCGCCATGTACCCGCCTGCCGTGTGCAACCTGCACACCCTCATGGACGAAGTCTTTCAAAACCCCAGGGGGTCAGACTGGATCATCCGCCATCTTCACACGTACTTTGGCTGTCTCGCACAGGCGGTAGCGTACCTCCACCGCAAAAGCGTGCAGATCCGCCACAAGGACATTAAGCCAGACAACATCGTCATCGACGACTTCGGCCTGCCGGTGTTGACCGACTTCGGCCTGTCCAAACACTTCGAGACCGGTCAAGACTCGGTGGGGCCCACACCCAAAACCCTCAAGTACGCCGACCCGGAAGCGATGCACGAGGAACGCCGAGACGAGCGCTCCGACATCTTCTCGCTTGGCTGTGTCTTCCTCGAAATGGCCACGGTGCTCCTCGGCCAGCCGCCCAGGTTCGCCGAAGACCAGCTGTCCGCCAATCGCAACGGCGACGGGCACTCCGTATCCTCGTCGGGCTCCGGCGGGGGATCGGAAGCAGACTTCAACTACTCCGAATCCCTGCACAACCTCGACGCCTACCTCACCACCCTCTCCCGCCTGTCGCGGAACGTCATCGCATCCGAACCCGCCCGCGAGCCCTCCATCCACGCCGTGCTCGCCATCTTACCGCACATCCGCCGCATGATGTCCGAGACGCAGGCGAGCCGGCCCCGGGCCCACGAGCTCTACCCCTGGTTCCGGCACCTGTACGACGTCTATGACACACCAGGGCCCTGTGCCAACTGCGAGGAGGAGAGGCGCTCAGGGAGGGCCATAGCAAGCAGCCGCCGGAGGAGTTGAAGCCGCAGCCCGACATTGAACCGGAGAGGGACCGTCGCTAGCGGGTCGCAGCCGctgatgaggaggaggatggggGGGTCAATGATCACTGTGAGCGTTGCCATCCCCACCTCCCAACCTCGGCAGGGCCCGTACGGAGGCGAGCTACGGGGTTGCACGCGGATGAGGGACTGGATTCAGATTAACATGCGAGGCTAGGAGGGATTTTTGTCTGTCTGAGTTTTATATGGGTGCATGGGTCCGGCTGTTAACTTAGAGGAGCGATACGGCGCTGAGTCTGGTTTCAGGAGTTGTTGTTTGGTGCTGCACTTGATTTTCATTGTTATCCATGGCCTGGCTGCCCTCTCTCTTTTTCACCTATGACCGGGTGAGCATTGTTCCGTTATATACCATTGAGCGGCGAGCAAGCGAGCATGCATATTGACGACGGCGAtaacgacggcgacgacgacgacgacgacaaagtTGATTGGGGCGATTGGAGCTTGGTTAGTTGGGCATGTTAGATGCTCGCGAATTGCGCATGAGATAGGCTCTTGGGGATGCATCGAGGTCAAGAGATACCACGGCTGAAGCGCGTATCAGTTATCAGAAGCTTGCGAGCGGCTGCAAGCAAGCTAAGTCCTGATAACTTCCGAGCTTAAAGGCTAACTAGAAGAGAGAAATTTCGGATGGTCACGAATATAGATAGCCCTGACGGTATTGCAGAGTtagaaagaagaaaggaaAGGCTACCCTTGGGATCTTAGATTTATGTTTTATTTTGTTTTCCTTCTTTTCCTAGTAACTACAATAAACCTTGCGTCCCATATCGTGACCCTGATAGGTCTTCCATGCGTGGTGTACACAGTAATTGGCAAGAATCGGTACAACAACACTAAAAAAGTTTAGTGTGAGGTGGAGGCGTGGGGGTTCCCATGTGGTATGGTGGGACTGTGCCGAACCGTTGGGTCGCAGGGGTAGCGTAGCAGAAAAGTGTATTGTCGAGCGGGAAGCACCGGAATGTCAAGCCTATTCCGATTCCGCACCTTCAACAAACAACCTAGCCTGCCCGGCTAGCTCAATCGGTAGAGCGTGAGACTCTTAAAAACTGGACTTACGGTTATATCTCAAGGTTGTGGGTTCGACCCCCACGTCGGGCTCAATTCCCGGCAACAGTGAttcccttctttttttcccctctcGGTGGGGTGGAAGGTGGAATGTGCAATTTCACATGATAAGTTACTCAGGGTTTCAtattcttcttttttttcttcgctCTCGTAAGAGGAGGGAGAACCCCAATCCATTCTTGCGCTCGTGATACAAGGCTCGTGCCTTGTTTTGAAGATCCTTCATGAGACTCTTGGAGAAGGCGTGGAGAGGCGTTTTAACATTCTTTCAATACCGAGCGTGGATCATGGAACTCGACCGAACGTGACCAAACCGAGGAGGCACCGGAACCACGGAACAGGCAGGGGAAACGGCAAAGACCTCCAGAGGGATGTGCACGCGGACGCAAACGCCGATATCTGCAACCCCTTGCCAGTCTCCCTTCCTCCACCGGTTACGAGTCACTGAATCGTCGCATGCGCTTTCAGACCGCTGCCTTCTGAAACATTGGAATGAGTCTGTGGTTGAGGTCCAGACGGGCCGGGAGCACGCTTGCAATTGGGACCTGACTCGCCCGGTCTTAAACAAATTTCCACATGCTTTTGAACCCCGGCCTAAAGCCAGCTCGGGCGAGTCTCTACCGATATCAGCGCACCCCCTGCCTGGATAACCTGGACAAGATTACAACCGAGGTAGCCTTCGGCGTGGGTTGCAGTCTAGCTAAGCAGCACGTATGGTCAAGCTCCTCATGTCAAGTGACCGAACAGAGAGCAGGCGTTCGGTCGTGTAGCACGAGATCGGCAGAGTCTAGACAGCCAACGACCCAAAGGTGCTTTTAACGTGCAGTATCATCCCGAGACAATCCCAATTGTCAGGGGCAGCGTCCGGAGGTTACATATCACCCCTGACTGCGCTGGATCGAGCGAAATCTGATGGAGACGAGACATCAAGGGGCAGAAAACAGGACAATTGGTTTCCTGCGATGAGAAAACGTCTGGGCTGTGACCCGACTGACTCTTAATGACGTGAAGGAATTGGGTTGTGGGTGCAAAGCGACGATCAAGAAATGTCTTGATTTCGGGAGAAGTTCGAGACTCTAAGAAGCGGAGTCCTTGGGGGGGTTATGTGCGGGGTTCTGAAATGGTGGGGTCTGGTGGCTTTGGCTTCCTGTGACCATACCGAATCCCGTCCCCCGCAAAAAACCCACCAATGGACAGAGCCGAGGTCCTTACAGATTGCACCCTGCGGGAGTGCCGCTTTCAGCCAGAAAAAAAATTATGCCGGGAAACAGGCACGCTGCAACAAATCACTGGTTTAGCGAGACGCCCTGCCTGGACTGCgttgaaaaaaaaagaccatggccgccgccgcattGAGCGCGCAAGCGAATTGGAGAGCACTGGTTCCTCGAGCCGTTTCGCTTGGAGCCATTGTTCCGTGGAAACCGCCAGCGCCACTCCAAGCGTCGCAGCGGAGTAACACCCGGGGAAGCTGCATGAGATCGAAGGTTGCCTTCTCTGGGGCGACCCATCACAATCGCTGTACGAGTAGCTAGggccacccccccccccgggaaTGACGTACCCCCCTCCTATTGTCATCCTCCCCGATTCTGACCCCAGGCCTCCCCCCCAAGCCCCGCGCCGGCATCCTTTATCAGTGCTACGCCGTCCGCAGTCGCGACCACCCTCTGTCCTGAATCGAATCCAAAACCAACACTTCCAACAACCACACCATCGCCCTTTCCAATCCAGCAGTCGCCATCCACTCATCTACGCATCCAAAGCAGCAACACCAACACACAACCAACGCATCATGGTTCAAGCCAGGGAACCAAATTCGGTCCGCTTCGAGGACACGCTCATAGACGGCGGTCCAAGTCTCAACCTAGATGGTCTCTTGATGAAGCCCACTGCCGCAACACCGAGGCGACTCCCGGACATCACAGCCAACCTCGATACGCACCAGGAGGCACACCTCCCGCAGGGGATTCGCGAGACGGACGAGGAGAAAAGGCAGCACTGGTTCGTCGGCAGCATCGACCAGGGCACCACGTCGTCGCGTTTTCTCATCTTCAACGGCGAGGGCGAACCCGTTGCGAGCCACCAAATAGAGTTTGAGAATCTGTACCCCAAGTCAGGGTATGTATGCCCGGCTGCTACTCCGGCTCCGCCTCCTTCTCCACCTTGGCTGCGGAGTTGCTGCACCACGACGGACGCTAACAAAGTCAATTCAGATGGCACGAACACGATCCTCACGTGCTTGTCAGCTCGGTCGAGGAGTGTATTGAAGGGGCGATGCGCAAGTTTGTCGATCTGGGCTACTCCAAGTCGGACATCCGGGCCATCGGCATCACCAACCAGCGCGAGACGACGGTAGTGTGGGACAGCGTCACCGGCGAGCCCCTGCACAATGCCATCGTCTGGCCAGACACGCGGACGAGCGCCCTCGTGCGCGAACTCAAGGCGCGCGAGGGTGCCGACGGCCTGACAGAGCTCTGCGGTCTCCCATTGTCGACGTACCCCAGCAGCGTCAAGCTCCTCTGGCTCATCCAGAACGTTGACGCGGTCAAACAAGCCTACGAGCAGGGCCGTCTTGCCTTCGGCACCGTCGACTCCTGGCTCATCTACAGGCTCAACGGCGGCGCAAAGGCCGAGAGGCCGGTGCACGTCACGGACAGCACCAACGCCAGTCGGACCATGTTTGTCAACATCCGCACCTTGCAGTACGACGACAAGCTCCTGGCTTTCTTCGGCATCGACAAGGCAAAGGTCCAGCTCCCCAAGATCGTGCCGTCGTCAGATCCCGAATGCTTTGGCAAGGTCGCCAGCGGCCCACTGGAGAACGTCCCCATCGCCGGCTGTTTGGGCGACCAATCCAGCGCCCTGGTCGGCCAGTGCGGCTTCAGTCCCGGGCAGGCGAAGAATACGTACGGCACGGGATGCTTCCTCTTGTACAACGTTGGAACCGAGCCCGTCATCTCCAAATACGGCCTGCTCGCTACCGTGGCCTACGACTTTGGCCGTGGCCGAAAGCCAGTGTACGCCCTCGAGGGTAgcatcgccgtcgccggctccggcgtcAAGTTTCTGATGGACAACCTCGGCTTCATCAAGAATTCGAGCGAAATTTCGGCGCTGGCAGAATCGGTGCCCGACAACGGCGGCGTCGTCTTTGTCACAGCCTTCAGCGGGCTTTTTGCCCCCTACTGGATTGACGACGCAAAGGGGACACTCTGTAAGCTCTcctttttgttttgttttttttctctccacTCCTGTGAAGATCTTGAAAGAACTAACAGTTTCTATCAGTCGGTATTACCCACCACACAAACAAGGGACACATTGCTCGCGCCACCCTCGAAGCCACCTGTTACCAGACCCGCGCTATCTTGGAGGCCATGGAGAAGGATTCGAATCACAAGCTCGAGTCGCTCGCCGTCGACGGCGGCCTCTCCAACTCGGACCTGTGCATGCAGACCCAGGCCGACATTACGGGCATCCCTGTGGACCGTCCGCGGATGCGCGAAACCACAGCGCTGGGTGCCGCCATCGCTGCGGGCCTCGCTACTGGTGTCTGGAGGGAACTGGAAGATCTCAAGCAGGTCAACCGGAATGGGCGCAAGGTCTTCTACCCACAGATGGAGAGGGCCAAGGCCGAGAAGATGTTCAAGAAATGGGAGCAGGCCGTGGAGATGAGCAGGGGTTGGTGCCAAGATCAAGATCAGTGAGCGTTGGGTGTGCTGCTATCCGACGATACTAGCAGGTTTGCttgttttttttcctttttttctctctctttttctctctcttttcttcACGACCATGATGACATGTAGCGGGCCTGGCGTTGGTTTGGGGTATGTTTTCTTCGTTAGTTTCTGGTGCGTGGGTTCTTGGCTGGCATGTCTTGATACCCCAGTTACTTACCTTTTTTTTGAAGTCACGCCTTGGCGATTGGGTGGAAGACAAGGCTTGGGAAATGTACGGATGTACAGTACACACATACGTAATGGGATACACATAATGCATAATCAGCGTTACTTGTAACATTTGCACTTCTTAGGTCATGGGCGTGACTGGAATACAGTCAGTCTTGGATCGTTCAGATTCTGGCGCCTCACATTGTACGTTGCCGCTTTAGTGGTCAGATTGAGCAGTGGTTATTCCGCCCTGAGCGACCTCAGTTTGCTACATTGCTacggatgtatgtacatccgTATATTCCTAGTGTCAGTTCTAGAAGTGGAGACCTGTACGATATCTCTGTGGCCGCACCATGttcgtgtatgtatgtacatagcGCTACTCAGGGGTAAGGGGTAAAGCCGCCCCTGGACGAGAGGAGGGAAAGAGGggagagaggaggaagaggaagtgCCGGGCTACACTAGCCCAAGGAACCAGGCACTAGCGGCTACCCTTGTGCTTAAACGGTCGGAGCTTCTCGTTCTGATCTCGGGTGCGATCGCTCCATCCGGTAACAAGTAAACATGTTTGTTGAGGACGACGCCTCCCCAATCAGCCACCTCTCAGGACAAGCCCTCCCCAcacctgctcctcctcctggtaTCTCAGTGTTGATATACTTTGTTTTAACCTCCTGCAAGGGATGTTGGGCCCGCCAATGACGAACATATCGGCGGGATGGATAGGTTCGCTGTCTATGGAAAGGCGCAGTCTTCCTGGTCTTCCTATGCCCAAAGGAAAGAGCAGGGAGAGGCAGCGGAGTCTGTGGAGTGGTTGACCTCGGGCCTTGCTGCCGAAATTGCTATCCACCGGACCGGTCCTTGCCTCTTCCCGTCTGCGTTTGCCCGTCTGCGTTTGAGGAGCTTGCTCCGTCGTCATCCATCGTTCCCTTGTTTAGCACCGAGACGATCCGTTGGGTCCATGTGTGACGTTTATTGCGCTACGAGAGTTTCTCCCATGTCAGCGCCGAGCTTGAAATGCCTCCTGACCGCCGCTCCCATTGCCAGACCTTTTTCCCCAGCCAGTCTCCCATGACCGATGTGGACTGCATGCAGGTGGTCATAAACCTCACTCATATAGGCACTCGACCCGCTCTACTCCTCGATGCACCCGTCCCAATAAAAACAGCTCGCACACATTATGAACGCCTATACCCATCTTTCCTGAAACGTCACCCCATCGAcagaagaagggggggaaacTGAGCCACGACGTCCGCATCGTCCTATGTAGGGACAGACACGGTTGCTCAGCTCTCGGCGCCAGGTCAGTCGTGGAACTGGGTTTTGGCGTTGCTATGCCCCAGGTGTTGACAAAGACGAAAAGCGTTGTTCTCGGTGGAAGAGTTATTCCTTTGGGATTCCGTGTTCCGTCTCTCCAGCTTCGTCCGGAATTAAGGATAAGGGGATCGCGGAAGTCAGATTTTTTTTGGTTTAGAAGCGAAAAAGCCGTTAGTATATCCCGAATTATGAATAAGATAAAAAAAAGGGTGAGACAGGAAGGCTCGGTGCCCCccacctccccctccccaacCCCCCAAATTAAACAGGCAATCATGTAGCTGGTAGGTTTACATGATGATGGCGGGCACGTCAACGTTGGACTTGATGGTCTTGTGCGGCAGGATGCTCCCGCCGTTGACGTAGACCTCGTCGCCGATGGTGACGTCGTCGCCCAGGACCGTCACGTTCTCGAGGCGCGCCCACTTGCCCACGGTGCTGTTCCAGCCGACGATGGTGCTCTTGACCCAGGCATGGTCCTTGACCTTGGACCCGGCCATCAGCACGCAGCGCTGCAGGCGGACGCCGTCGCCCACCACAACGTCCGGGCCGATGGTCACGTTCGGTCCTATCCTGCAGTTCTTGCCAATCTTGGCAGAGGGATCGATCAGGACGTTGCCGCCGTACACGTATGGCTCGGTGGACGGGGCGAGCAGCTTGGAGCCCTTCTTGGCGAGAGAAGAGAGATAGAGGCAGGTGCCGGTCAAGAAGTCCTTGGGCTGTCCGACATCCATCCAGTAGCCCTCCAGATCGAACGAGTGCAGCTGGCCGTCTGCCGCCATTGCGGGGAAGGTCTCCTGCTCGATAGAGGTGGGCCGGAGCTCGATGCGGTCGAGCACCGATGTGTTGAAGATGTACATGCCGGCATTGATCCGGTTACCGACGAACTCGACCGGCTTCTCGACGAAGCGGTCGATGCGCGAGGGGTGGTTGGGCTTGTGGACAACGACGCCATATTTCGAAGGCTCCTCCACCTTGGTCACCACGATGGTGCCCTCGTCGCCGTGCGCCTTGTGGAAGGCAGCAAGCTCCTTCAGGGGGTACTCGCAGGTGATATCCGAGTTGAGCACGAAGAACGGGCTGTCGTCCTTTCTCAGGATGTTCTCGGCCAGCTTCAGGGGCCCGGCCGTGCCCAGGGGTTCGTTCTCGATCGAGATGGTAATGTTGATGCCGAACTGCTTCTCGTACTATATGTATCGCGTGGAAGGTGAGTACGTGTCTAATTCCTTGcggcccccctcccccccacccttattcttcctccttctcggcAGGGCGCTTGCGGGAGGGGACTAACTTCGGCGAGGTACTTCTCCATAATCTCAGGGCGGTAGTTCACGGCTAAGACAATATCGGTGACGCCGGCGTCCGCCAGAGCCTCGATTTGGTGCAAGATCATGCGCTTATTGCCGAACTCGACCAGGGGTTTCGGCAGAGTCAGAGTCTGAACGAGTCCGGGGGAGGTTAGCCGTGTCGGCGAGCATGCAGCAAATGCAAACGAGAAGATGGGCCAATCGCTGCGGGGAGGTCGCGGGAGCGTGGAGGCCGGGGATGACGCGGCGGAGGACGTACGAGAGGGCGCAGGCGCGTGCCAAAGCCGCCGACAAGAATTAAGGCTGTATGGCGCGAAGCACGGTCAGTCAGCGTCAGGCCCGCGGCACGCAGAAGAGCGGGTGGTTGGGTGAAGAATGGTGCACCACTTACCCTTCATTTTTGCTAATGTTGTTGAACGAGCGGGCTGGGCAAAATGGAGAATGAAGGAGCGTAAGAAGGTAGAGGAGGTAGAGGAGAGCAGGCAAGCGGACTCCGAGTGGCAGATATTAAGGGTAAGCGAAGGCAGGTAACTAATTAGCAGCGGCCCTGGGATATAAGTTATCGCAAAAGACCGGCACGAAAGTTGGAAGCCAAGGCCAGGTAGTCACGACTTGCTAAAAATGCGACGAAGAGAAAATGGTGAGGTACCCGATGCGATCACGAGATGTTGCAGCCGGAGGAGGTGGCAAGAAAGCGCAACGGTCCAGAAACGCGACGATAGGAGAAGGACACCTTTTGCTCAGGAGCCACACCCCCCTCACCTTGCTTCCAGGCTGTGTCGCGCAAGCTTAGCAGTGGTCTTTGACAGGGCTgctatgtactgtacaactAGAGCAGGGAGTGTAagaggagggggagaggTGGGGGGGGCGCGCCATCCGCTGGGCCACATGTCCCCTGCGCAGCCAATTGGCGTGCGCCATCTCTTCCATGGCGAGATTGGATCGCACCGCAGCACCCAAGATCAGTGGATCCCATAGCCTCAGTCTTCCCACTCAGGGGTAATTCGTGAGCAGCTCATACTATGATATGATGGGTAAGTTTGACCCCCTGCCTAGGTACCGACAGGGGGTCTATACAGAGGGCCCATATACACCACTCTCCTATTTACCTGCCAGAATCAAGATAACAAATATTACATTAAACTACTATACAATTTACTAGtatttaatatatattcCATCTACATCGATTATAGCCTAGCAACGCTAAGGCATTAAGTCAAGGAGTTCTTTATAATAGTACTCTAGTAGTTCGTTCTATACCTCCAAGACATATCTTCGTAGTTATTCGTACCTAGGATTATCCTCTAAGCTATACTTATCCTAAATCTAATCCTTTATCTAGTTCTAATAGGATTTAATAG contains the following coding sequences:
- a CDS encoding glycerol kinase-like protein (glycerol kinase), with the protein product MVQAREPNSVRFEDTLIDGGPSLNLDGLLMKPTAATPRRLPDITANLDTHQEAHLPQGIRETDEEKRQHWFVGSIDQGTTSSRFLIFNGEGEPVASHQIEFENLYPKSGWHEHDPHVLVSSVEECIEGAMRKFVDLGYSKSDIRAIGITNQRETTVVWDSVTGEPLHNAIVWPDTRTSALVRELKAREGADGLTELCGLPLSTYPSSVKLLWLIQNVDAVKQAYEQGRLAFGTVDSWLIYRLNGGAKAERPVHVTDSTNASRTMFVNIRTLQYDDKLLAFFGIDKAKVQLPKIVPSSDPECFGKVASGPLENVPIAGCLGDQSSALVGQCGFSPGQAKNTYGTGCFLLYNVGTEPVISKYGLLATVAYDFGRGRKPVYALEGSIAVAGSGVKFLMDNLGFIKNSSEISALAESVPDNGGVVFVTAFSGLFAPYWIDDAKGTLFGITHHTNKGHIARATLEATCYQTRAILEAMEKDSNHKLESLAVDGGLSNSDLCMQTQADITGIPVDRPRMRETTALGAAIAAGLATGVWRELEDLKQVNRNGRKVFYPQMERAKAEKMFKKWEQAVEMSRGWCQDQDQ